The Taeniopygia guttata chromosome 6, bTaeGut7.mat, whole genome shotgun sequence genome contains a region encoding:
- the UBE2D1 gene encoding ubiquitin-conjugating enzyme E2 D1 — MALKRIQKELSDLQRDPPAHCSAGPVGDDLFHWQATIMGPPDSAYQGGVFFLTVHFPTDYPFKPPKIAFTTKIYHPNINSNGSICLDILRSQWSPALTVSKVLLSICSLLCDPNPDDPLVPDIAQIYKSDKEKYNRHAREWTQKYAM; from the exons ATGGCGCTGAAGCGGATACAAAAA GAACTAAGTGATCTGCAGCGAGATCCACCAGCCCACTGTTCTGCCGGACCTGTTGGAGATGACT TGTTTCATTGGCAAGCAACTATTATGGGACCT ccTGATAGTGCATATCAAGGGGGAGTATTTTTTCTCACAGTACACTTTCCAACAGACTATCCTTTCAAACCACCAAAG aTTGCTTTTACAACAAAAATATATCACCCAAACATAAACAGTAATGGGAGTATTTGTCTTGATATCTTGAGATCACAATGGTCACCAGCTCTGACTGTTTCTAAAG ttttattgtCCATATGCTCCTTACTTTGTGATCCTAATCCAGATGATCCTTTAGTACCAGATATTGCACAGATCTACAAGTCAGACAAGGAAAA ATACAACAGACATGCAAGAGAATGGACTCAGAAATATGCAATGTAA
- the TFAM gene encoding transcription factor A, mitochondrial, with the protein MAAAAAWLGRAAGLGLGLGLVAAAGGRRLLRCGTGAGLRQRGPGILLDGAAVCRAGGAAERCLSRGTSSSQRPKRPLTAYFRFVMDNRPAFREKNPEVSNTELIKKLAGAWRELPASQKQVYEEALKTDWKRYGEQMAAYKAQLTPAQAAALKEERRKQLARRRSIRAKRELSLLGKPKRARSGFNIFLSENFQESEGSSPVAKLKKLFDTWKKMSASQKQPYLQLAEDDKVRYENEMKSWEAKMIELGREDLVRSKKQRLKKKPAETAKQTETAKASSGRGKKAKLKKSEE; encoded by the exons atggcggcggcggcggcctgGCTGGGCCGTGCCGCGGGCCTGGGCCTGGGCCTGGGCCTGgtggcggccgcgggcgggcggcggctgcTCCGGTGCGGGACGGGAGCGGGGCTGCGCCAGCGGGGCCCGGGCATCCTCCTCGACGGTGCCGCTGTGTGCAGGGCCGGTGGCGCGGCGGAGCGCTGCCTGTCTCGGGGGACCAGCTCGAGTCAGCGCCCGAAGCGCCCCCTCACCGCCTATTTTCGCTTTGTGATGGACAACCGCCCGGCCTTTcgggaaaaaaacccag AAGTGAGCAACACGGAACTGATTAAAAAATTAGCAGGTGCATGGAGGGAGTTACCAGCGTCACAGAAGCAG GTTTATGAGGAGGCACTAAAGACAGACTGGAAGAGATACGGAGAGCAGATGGCCGCTTACAAAGCCCAACTGactccagcccaggctgcagctttgaaagaggaaaggagaaaacaacTGGCAAGGAGAAGATCAATCAGGGCAAAAAGA gaattgAGTCTGCTTGGAAAACCTAAAAGAGCTCGTAGTGGCTTTAACATCTTCCTGTCAGAAAATTTTCAAGAAAGTGAAGGAAGTTCACCTGTG GCAAAGCTGAAGAAACTATTTGATACGTGGAAAAAAATGTCTGCTTCCCAAAAACAG CCATACTTACAGCTTGCTGAAGATGATAAGGTTCGGTATGAGAATGAAATGAAATCATGGGAAGCCAAAATGATTGAACTGGGACGTGAAGACCTGGTGCGTTCCAAAAAGCAACGGTTAAAAAAGAAACCTGCTGAAACTGCCAAGCAAACTGAAACAGCCAAAGCTtcttcaggaagaggaaaaaaggcaaaattaaaaaaatcagaagaataa